The DNA window TCAAGCACACAAATTAGTTAAGAAAATACTTATTTCCCATTACAAAGAGTAaatcatttttatataaaaatataatatacttCCCAAAAAGCTATTTTGAATTTCTGTCAAACTGATATTTCACAGGAGTACATCTTCAGGAGGCAAAAAAGAACAACATTCATTGATAAATGGCAAAACAATATGATATACATGCCGTTTTATTTAAATCAAGCATTAAGATGTGCTTCGGTTAGATAAGTGATAGCAGCATTGATAGGAAGCCAACCTGAACGGAAGCAGCACAGGTATATTAAGTGTCAGAGAGCACAGAGCATCTGATTTCTTAAGTGAAAATAACTTTGAAAAAGGAAACGatgacagcaaaaaaaaaaaaaaagtttattttttcTTCATAAGGTATTTAAACTCTGTTACGATATGACCATTCcttttcaaaatgacattttaatTGTGTATAATTAGAAATGTATTTACAAACAATTGAAAAAGCCCCTTACCCAAGAAAATTACACAAAACAAAGCACGTTCTCACTCACACTCATTAACTCAAAACAAGTACTTTTGCTGTGCTTATTGGGGCATTATCAAACATCCCTTGTAGACTCCATACTGAGGGAAAGTGAGGAACATCCCTCAAAATCCTTATATTGACACATTATACTGCAGTACTAATTCTCCACTACAAACAGGTTAAAGCACTACATTTCTTACAACATTCCTCATCTTTAAGAATCAGAAAATCACAAGTGGATGCTCGCTCACAGATAAATGGTTCAGTGTTCAAAGATGGCTCCAGGTTAAGGACCCCCTGGCATACCCTGTACCTCTCAAGATCCAAGAGCAGGTTTACTACCAGGGTCACAGAGGTCATGCGGGATGGGTGACCCTCATAGAGCGGGTGAGTAAGGAGCAGAGGCTGGCCCTGCACAGCCACCTGATAGCAGAAGCCTGGGTTGATCTGCACAACAGTGTCAGTCATGGTGGACATCTTGCTGCACTGGACAAGTTGCAGCTGTGGGCCCTCCATCATAATTGCATACCAGAGAATAGGCAGTGCTGCCTTGCGAGTGGCCTCCAGCAGTTTCAGCAGCTCATGATCCATATTGCTCCCACACAAGGATGAGGTTTCAGCCAAACTGAAGATCTGAGTTATCTATGAGAGGGTAAAGAGTTAGGGGCGGGATTGGTTGCCTCAGGTCTCCCCACTGGAAGCCCCAGGTAGGGGGAATGGGGGAATCTATCAAATAGTGCACCTCTAACTTTGTACTGTAATGCAATTAGTCAAATCTGACACACTACGAAATGATACCAAATGAATCACAATTCATTCATAATACTGTGAATATAGGCCTATAGTTGGACAGACATAATTTGAAATTTTTAATGTTATGTGCGAAATCGTTAAGAACAATAAGCAATAAAACTAGTCTGCACACCCCAATGGTGTATTGGTTTAGTCTGCACACCCCCAAGGTGTATTGGTTTAGTCTGCACACCCCCAAGGTGTATTGGTTTAGTCTGCACACCCCCAAGGTGTATTGGTTAAGTCTTGACTCTTGATCGGTGTTGGGGGATCACATAGTAatgttttaattatttattgGTGTTGTTCAAAATGTCCACCGCCCCTGCGGCTGACTAGTCCTACATACCATAGGTGtgacctcgtcctcctcctcgtcttctgGCTCTTTTGAGTGCACAACTACATCTTTATCCATCTTCTGCATTGCTCCCCTCCAGCTACTTAGTAAACTTTGGGCAGGTATGGGTGCATTTGCATATCTTTTCTGAAAAAACAGAATATATAATGTTCTAATGTAGACACATACAAGTCGATATAACTAAATGTGGCATTCTCTGATGGCTAAAAGAAACATAAATTGAAGTATCTAGAAAAGGGTAGAGTAGAATACTGATTGGGAGAACTCACTTCTGGTGCAAGGCATTGGTTGCTGAGAGCACCGCCACCAAAACTATGTCTTTTGGCAGTGTCCACATAGTCATGGTCAACCTGTTAATAAAGGTTAATTAACGTGAACAATCTGTAAGTGTCATTCTAACAGGTGTATGTTTACATGGGACAATGGAATCCTTATGTGTAATCAAACCTGCAAAGATGGTTGGCGGTTCATTCCATAAATGTGTTTTCTTCTTTCAGTATGCTTAAAGTCATGTGCCTATTAAAGCCAGCCACAAAATAGAAACAGTTTGATCACAAAGAAGATTCATTAAAATGAACAAAGTCAAGTTTATATAGCTCATCCTTGCTCTGCAACCCCCTGTGAAACTGGCTACTCAACTGTGTCCAACGAACAATGCTTCTTCTTTACATCATTAGTCATCTCTGGGTCAATTTCTGGTTTTCGCTTCCTTTGCTCCTTCTTGCGGTTGTAAGAATTGTAATGTCTTGGCCTGCCAATCTTACCCGTCCCTTCAATGGCCCCAAATTCACCCAGACCCAACTGAAAGGGCAACAAGTGTCTCtgtcaaacacatacatacacataagaGCGCCATTGGAAGCATTGTTAGGAGGCTGTTGACAAATGATAGCATCATCCCCTGAGCTTAAGCAATTAGCAATGACTTAAAATTGTTTAATCCTCACCATTGCCTGCCTCTGGCACTGACGCAAGCGACACTTCTGTCTCTTCTTATTGCTGCCTCCAAACTTGGGCTTGTCTACACAGAAATCACATGTACCACAGTCCTTCCTGCTAAGACACGCCTGACACTGCCCACAAGTGCGCCGCTTACGTTTCTTGACCCATTCCTGAAAAATACCATGACAACAAGAGttataaaaacatatttaaccATTTACAAAAGCTACTTAGTCCAAAATTCATCTAAACAGGAAAGAATACAATTAACGGACAGGAATGCCACCGGGGGCACTCTACACATGATAGAGGCTTCCCAGATATTGTAAAAGGCTGGTCACCTCATCATCGTCATCGTCGTCGtaatcctcatcatcctcgCAAAAATCATCCTCCTCACCATCAACATCCACTTCCACGGAAAAGTCCTCAGGATCACTAGTTTGATAACTGGAGCTCTGTGGAGCACAGGCacatacaagttttatttcatATTTGAACCCATAAGTGTAACTGTGTCCTGTCAACATGGTGCTGAAAATGTCCAAATTGTAAGTATCCCCTGTAGTCAGACAATGAAAGCACACAGTTGCCTTTGATTCCACAACTAAATTCTCTAGAATAGTAGTTTAGGAAGCATTATGTGGTACAAGTTAGAGGCAATCATGTATTTGTCACATAACTTAGATGGCATGACTTCAACAATGAAACAGCATTGTATCAAATGCCTGGGAACATCCTTTTGGTTGGAAAACAAATATAGTTGTATCATTTATTTTTCCATGTGAGCCTATACCTTATGGATAGGCCATATACATTTGCGTTTCCGACAACGGACAGGTTTTCTTGAGTCAGGGAAAAGCATCCCTTGCTTGCAGCTGGCACACATCCCACAATCCACTGTGGTAAGGCAAGCCACACACTGACCACAAGGGATCCACTGCAATAATGAGAAAAAGGAAAAATGAGAATCAGCCATTTCACCATCAACAATTATCCAACAAAAAAATGTCTAATATATGTATATAGGCTACACTACTGTTCAAAAGTTTGGGGTCACTTAGAAATTGCCTTGTTGTCACCCCCTGCTTCTTGAACCACCTTCCACCACTTTGATAGGCTTAATGGGCACTTCTTATGTACCATACAGTCAAGCTGCTCCCACAACAGCTCATTAGGGTTGAGATCCAGTGACTGTGCCAGCCACTCCATGATTCCCAGAATACCAGCTAACTACTTCTTCCATAAAAAGGTGTTGCATAGTGCTCAGCTGTGCAGAAAGTGTTTTCATTAACAAAAAATagcttttcttttaaatacaagGAAACTTCTATGTGACACCAAACTTTGAACGGTAGTGTGtacaagtatatatatatatatatatatatatgcttatttatttagtaaataaagaaaaatacaattaCCTTTCTGAAGACAATATTGCGATTGTCGACTGGCTTCTTGACTAAAAGAATACAAAGAACTGCTTCAAACCTCTACTTTTGGCATATGGGAACATCTTCAAAGCTGTTCCTTGAGACTACTGTAATATGGCACAAACATGCGAGTAATGGTATTTATACTTTTTGTGATGACATACCCTTGCATCTGAGACAACATGATTTTTTCCCTTGTCTTTCAGACTCTGTTACTGTGTACGGCTCACCACACTTGGCACATATGCTGAAATATATGGAAGAATATAACAATATTAACAAATAAGTATAACAGCTTGCCAGTCTCAGGTTTAACagctcaaaaccaaatcatgcATGCAAAACTCCCATTAAAATGTTGTAGGCtacatacaacaacaacaacaaaaacaatgaaTAAGGTTTTGACATAACTCTGGGAGCTTGACTCACCAAAAACAGACATTTGAAGCCTCCAGGCCATTGAGCGAGGATGTTGGTCTTGATGTAGGACTCCAGGGCAGCTTGGTTGCACTGCTCTGTATACTTTCTCCAGAGGCTGGACTCAAAGGAGCCTGAAAGGACATGGGGTCTTTGTCTGGAGTTCCCATGGCACTGCAACTCAGAGGGGACAGGCTAACTCTGGAGGTTGGCCCTGTTGTCAGTCTGTGGTTAGAGATGGGACTGCTGGACTCAGAGGATGGAGATCTGTCCTTCCGCACTTTCTAACATAACATCAGAAAATAACATGTTCAGATATTTTTGTTGTGAAGGGATCTGTCGCTCTGATCAAATTTTTTTATCTCAATTACCTTCCTTCTTAAACGCGCTGGTTGACAgtttgaaaatgttcctaatTTGTATTCAAACATCGACAAGTCTATATCCAAGACTTTACCCAGTTCAACTCTGCTTCTCACACGCTCATTCTGCGGACTACAAATGAGGGAAAGCAATCAATCATCTGGCATATTTATATAACTGAAAAGACCAAAAAAGGGCCAACATTGAATTACCATTATCTCAGGGTCTAACATTTACCAATGACCAAGTCATACCTCAAATAATAAACATCCATCTGGCCCATACTGGAACCGGAGCGACGAATAACTGTTTTCCGCTTCCACCCATCTCCAAGTATAGGCCAGTCTTCCCATCCCTCATCAGGCTTCACTCTTTTCCTCCGATATCTGACAGGAATAAAAGCTTAGTGTCACTAGAAGTATACAAATCCCTCAAGTATAAATTTTTTATTGCTCATCTGTTTTACTGTAACAAATTTAGGGAGAGTATGGAAGCATTTctgtagagagaaaaaaaagtacacaaaatgttttgtgttttacgCTACATGGCTTACAGCCTTATGCTTATATTTACCAAATCCTTCACACTTAGCATCTAAAACAACTTCAGTGTCAGTTTACAATGCCATAGCACAattgtgaatagcctacaatataTCTCGCAAGCatgcaaatacatttattaatgaAAATACACAGTAATCCTGTAAACCTACATGGAGCGGGTTCTTTT is part of the Hypomesus transpacificus isolate Combined female chromosome 9, fHypTra1, whole genome shotgun sequence genome and encodes:
- the mbd1b gene encoding methyl-CpG-binding domain protein 1b isoform X1, whose amino-acid sequence is MEFSNPTNTVLVKKMNASMENGMGRTSENNDQFEVLAPSDCHDNIAKPSAQAVLKVSDREPGGAVEEVNVDWFEPLEEDNDEPDAPSWNLSMFGRRQGGEESLAGESERSGSEWNFKRTRSIYRRKRVKPDEGWEDWPILGDGWKRKTVIRRSGSSMGQMDVYYLSPQNERVRSRVELGKVLDIDLSMFEYKLGTFSNCQPARLRRKKVRKDRSPSSESSSPISNHRLTTGPTSRVSLSPLSCSAMGTPDKDPMSFQAPLSPASGESIQSSATKLPWSPTSRPTSSLNGLEASNVCFCICAKCGEPYTVTESERQGKKSCCLRCKVKKPVDNRNIVFRKWIPCGQCVACLTTVDCGMCASCKQGMLFPDSRKPVRCRKRKCIWPIHKSSSYQTSDPEDFSVEVDVDGEEDDFCEDDEDYDDDDDDEEWVKKRKRRTCGQCQACLSRKDCGTCDFCVDKPKFGGSNKKRQKCRLRQCQRQAMRHLLPFQLGLGEFGAIEGTGKIGRPRHYNSYNRKKEQRKRKPEIDPEMTNDVKKKHCSLDTAHDFKHTERRKHIYGMNRQPSLQVDHDYVDTAKRHSFGGGALSNQCLAPEKRYANAPIPAQSLLSSWRGAMQKMDKDVVVHSKEPEDEEEDEVTPMITQIFSLAETSSLCGSNMDHELLKLLEATRKAALPILWYAIMMEGPQLQLVQCSKMSTMTDTVVQINPGFCYQVAVQGQPLLLTHPLYEGHPSRMTSVTLVVNLLLDLERYRVCQGVLNLEPSLNTEPFICERASTCDFLILKDEECCKKCSALTCL
- the mbd1b gene encoding methyl-CpG-binding domain protein 1b isoform X5, whose product is MKVPMESGAVLKVSDREPGGAVEEVNVDWFEPLEEDNDEPDAPSWNLSMFGRRQGGEESLAGESERSGSEWNFKRTRSIYRRKRVKPDEGWEDWPILGDGWKRKTVIRRSGSSMGQMDVYYLSPQNERVRSRVELGKVLDIDLSMFEYKLGTFSNCQPARLRRKKVRKDRSPSSESSSPISNHRLTTGPTSRVSLSPLSCSAMGTPDKDPMSFQAPLSPASGESIQSSATKLPWSPTSRPTSSLNGLEASNVCFCICAKCGEPYTVTESERQGKKSCCLRCKVKKPVDNRNIVFRKWIPCGQCVACLTTVDCGMCASCKQGMLFPDSRKPVRCRKRKCIWPIHKSSSYQTSDPEDFSVEVDVDGEEDDFCEDDEDYDDDDDDEEWVKKRKRRTCGQCQACLSRKDCGTCDFCVDKPKFGGSNKKRQKCRLRQCQRQAMRHLLPFQLGLGEFGAIEGTGKIGRPRHYNSYNRKKEQRKRKPEIDPEMTNDVKKKHCSLDTAHDFKHTERRKHIYGMNRQPSLQVDHDYVDTAKRHSFGGGALSNQCLAPEKRYANAPIPAQSLLSSWRGAMQKMDKDVVVHSKEPEDEEEDEVTPMITQIFSLAETSSLCGSNMDHELLKLLEATRKAALPILWYAIMMEGPQLQLVQCSKMSTMTDTVVQINPGFCYQVAVQGQPLLLTHPLYEGHPSRMTSVTLVVNLLLDLERYRVCQGVLNLEPSLNTEPFICERASTCDFLILKDEECCKKCSALTCL
- the mbd1b gene encoding methyl-CpG-binding domain protein 1b isoform X3, translated to MEFSNPTNTVLVKKMNASMENAVLKVSDREPGGAVEEVNVDWFEPLEEDNDEPDAPSWNLSMFGRRQGGEESLAGESERSGSEWNFKRTRSIYRRKRVKPDEGWEDWPILGDGWKRKTVIRRSGSSMGQMDVYYLSPQNERVRSRVELGKVLDIDLSMFEYKLGTFSNCQPARLRRKKVRKDRSPSSESSSPISNHRLTTGPTSRVSLSPLSCSAMGTPDKDPMSFQAPLSPASGESIQSSATKLPWSPTSRPTSSLNGLEASNVCFCICAKCGEPYTVTESERQGKKSCCLRCKVKKPVDNRNIVFRKWIPCGQCVACLTTVDCGMCASCKQGMLFPDSRKPVRCRKRKCIWPIHKSSSYQTSDPEDFSVEVDVDGEEDDFCEDDEDYDDDDDDEEWVKKRKRRTCGQCQACLSRKDCGTCDFCVDKPKFGGSNKKRQKCRLRQCQRQAMRHLLPFQLGLGEFGAIEGTGKIGRPRHYNSYNRKKEQRKRKPEIDPEMTNDVKKKHCSLDTAHDFKHTERRKHIYGMNRQPSLQVDHDYVDTAKRHSFGGGALSNQCLAPEKRYANAPIPAQSLLSSWRGAMQKMDKDVVVHSKEPEDEEEDEVTPMITQIFSLAETSSLCGSNMDHELLKLLEATRKAALPILWYAIMMEGPQLQLVQCSKMSTMTDTVVQINPGFCYQVAVQGQPLLLTHPLYEGHPSRMTSVTLVVNLLLDLERYRVCQGVLNLEPSLNTEPFICERASTCDFLILKDEECCKKCSALTCL
- the mbd1b gene encoding methyl-CpG-binding domain protein 1b isoform X2 → MEFSNPTNTVLVKKMNASMENGMGRTSENNDQFEVLAPSDCHDNIAKPSAQAVLKVSDREPGGAVEEVNVDWFEPLEEDNDEPDAPSWNLSMFGRRQGGEESLAGESERSGSEWNFKRTRSIYRRKRVKPDEGWEDWPILGDGWKRKTVIRRSGSSMGQMDVYYLSPQNERVRSRVELGKVLDIDLSMFEYKLGTFSNCQPARLRRKKVRKDRSPSSESSSPISNHRLTTGPTSRVSLSPLSCSAMGTPDKDPMSFQAPLSPASGESIQSSATKLPWSPTSRPTSSLNGLEASNVCFCICAKCGEPYTVTESERQGKKSCCLRCKVKKPVDNRNIVFRKWIPCGQCVACLTTVDCGMCASCKQGMLFPDSRKPVRCRKRKCIWPIHKSSSYQTSDPEDFSVEVDVDGEEDDFCEDDEDYDDDDDDEEWVKKRKRRTCGQCQACLSRKDCGTCDFCVDKPKFGGSNKKRQKCRLRQCQRQAMLGLGEFGAIEGTGKIGRPRHYNSYNRKKEQRKRKPEIDPEMTNDVKKKHCSLDTAHDFKHTERRKHIYGMNRQPSLQVDHDYVDTAKRHSFGGGALSNQCLAPEKRYANAPIPAQSLLSSWRGAMQKMDKDVVVHSKEPEDEEEDEVTPMITQIFSLAETSSLCGSNMDHELLKLLEATRKAALPILWYAIMMEGPQLQLVQCSKMSTMTDTVVQINPGFCYQVAVQGQPLLLTHPLYEGHPSRMTSVTLVVNLLLDLERYRVCQGVLNLEPSLNTEPFICERASTCDFLILKDEECCKKCSALTCL
- the mbd1b gene encoding methyl-CpG-binding domain protein 1b isoform X4, yielding MEFSNPTNTVLVKKMNASMENVLKVSDREPGGAVEEVNVDWFEPLEEDNDEPDAPSWNLSMFGRRQGGEESLAGESERSGSEWNFKRTRSIYRRKRVKPDEGWEDWPILGDGWKRKTVIRRSGSSMGQMDVYYLSPQNERVRSRVELGKVLDIDLSMFEYKLGTFSNCQPARLRRKKVRKDRSPSSESSSPISNHRLTTGPTSRVSLSPLSCSAMGTPDKDPMSFQAPLSPASGESIQSSATKLPWSPTSRPTSSLNGLEASNVCFCICAKCGEPYTVTESERQGKKSCCLRCKVKKPVDNRNIVFRKWIPCGQCVACLTTVDCGMCASCKQGMLFPDSRKPVRCRKRKCIWPIHKSSSYQTSDPEDFSVEVDVDGEEDDFCEDDEDYDDDDDDEEWVKKRKRRTCGQCQACLSRKDCGTCDFCVDKPKFGGSNKKRQKCRLRQCQRQAMRHLLPFQLGLGEFGAIEGTGKIGRPRHYNSYNRKKEQRKRKPEIDPEMTNDVKKKHCSLDTAHDFKHTERRKHIYGMNRQPSLQVDHDYVDTAKRHSFGGGALSNQCLAPEKRYANAPIPAQSLLSSWRGAMQKMDKDVVVHSKEPEDEEEDEVTPMITQIFSLAETSSLCGSNMDHELLKLLEATRKAALPILWYAIMMEGPQLQLVQCSKMSTMTDTVVQINPGFCYQVAVQGQPLLLTHPLYEGHPSRMTSVTLVVNLLLDLERYRVCQGVLNLEPSLNTEPFICERASTCDFLILKDEECCKKCSALTCL
- the mbd1b gene encoding methyl-CpG-binding domain protein 1b isoform X6, whose product is MKVPMESGVLKVSDREPGGAVEEVNVDWFEPLEEDNDEPDAPSWNLSMFGRRQGGEESLAGESERSGSEWNFKRTRSIYRRKRVKPDEGWEDWPILGDGWKRKTVIRRSGSSMGQMDVYYLSPQNERVRSRVELGKVLDIDLSMFEYKLGTFSNCQPARLRRKKVRKDRSPSSESSSPISNHRLTTGPTSRVSLSPLSCSAMGTPDKDPMSFQAPLSPASGESIQSSATKLPWSPTSRPTSSLNGLEASNVCFCICAKCGEPYTVTESERQGKKSCCLRCKVKKPVDNRNIVFRKWIPCGQCVACLTTVDCGMCASCKQGMLFPDSRKPVRCRKRKCIWPIHKSSSYQTSDPEDFSVEVDVDGEEDDFCEDDEDYDDDDDDEEWVKKRKRRTCGQCQACLSRKDCGTCDFCVDKPKFGGSNKKRQKCRLRQCQRQAMRHLLPFQLGLGEFGAIEGTGKIGRPRHYNSYNRKKEQRKRKPEIDPEMTNDVKKKHCSLDTAHDFKHTERRKHIYGMNRQPSLQVDHDYVDTAKRHSFGGGALSNQCLAPEKRYANAPIPAQSLLSSWRGAMQKMDKDVVVHSKEPEDEEEDEVTPMITQIFSLAETSSLCGSNMDHELLKLLEATRKAALPILWYAIMMEGPQLQLVQCSKMSTMTDTVVQINPGFCYQVAVQGQPLLLTHPLYEGHPSRMTSVTLVVNLLLDLERYRVCQGVLNLEPSLNTEPFICERASTCDFLILKDEECCKKCSALTCL